One segment of Fructilactobacillus hinvesii DNA contains the following:
- a CDS encoding CidA/LrgA family protein translates to MSSKNSSNAPAAAPIMVQMGIYAVVLFVSYIISALFPKNFPVPAPVVGLIILYLLLTFHIIKPLHVEKVGNFLISILAFLFVPSGIQLAADLDIMKHSGLQMVIMILISTVVMLVSVALVATALIWLRKLLFSGKE, encoded by the coding sequence ATGTCATCCAAAAATTCATCTAATGCGCCAGCAGCGGCCCCCATCATGGTTCAGATGGGGATCTACGCGGTTGTGCTCTTTGTTTCTTACATAATTTCCGCCCTCTTCCCCAAGAACTTCCCGGTTCCAGCGCCAGTGGTCGGTTTAATTATTCTGTACTTGCTGTTAACCTTTCACATCATTAAACCCCTGCACGTGGAAAAAGTGGGAAACTTTTTAATTAGCATCCTAGCGTTCCTTTTTGTTCCATCGGGGATTCAACTCGCTGCCGATTTAGACATCATGAAGCACTCTGGACTCCAAATGGTCATCATGATTTTAATTTCTACGGTCGTCATGTTGGTATCAGTGGCCCTCGTTGCCACAGCGTTAATTTGGCTCCGGAAACTTTTATTTTCGGGAAAGGAGTAA